The following is a genomic window from Synechococcus sp. JA-2-3B'a(2-13).
TGATCCGGCTCCTCGTCACCGCACGGCAGTTTCCAATTTCTAGGGATCCCCCCAAAGGGGGAACGGGGGAGGTTGGTTGGGAGGTTGGTGGGAGTTAGACTGTTTCCAATTTCTAGGGATCCCCCCGAAGGGGGAACTCTACCCCTATTAAACCCAAGCAGGGCAAGGAATGCAAGACCCATTTGCGAGGGGGTCGGTCGAAGAGGGCAAAGAAGAGCTTGGGAGAGGGGGGTGAGAGGCCTGAAAGCCTTGTGGCGCAAGGCATCGAGCGGGTCAACGAAAGAATCGGCCTTTGCGGGTTTTGGCGAGGCGCTCGCAAAAGCGTTGATACCGTTTTTGTGTGCTTTTGAGAACATCAAGTACTGAAGTGGGTGGAGAGTTGCTTGAGCTAGACAACGATCGAGTGGGGGGGTGCAGTTAAGGGGGGCCCACCCCAGATTTCCACTTGGTCAAGGGCGTGGCTGGTGAGGGGATAGAAGCGGACGCTGTCTTCATCGGGCTTGACCCTTTTCCGGAGCCGTAGCTTGAGCTCCTCGAACTTGTCTTTGTCGAGGACACACTCGAACACGCTGTATTGCACGCGCTTGCCGTAGCCTTCTAGCAGGTCGGCAATTTTCTTGCGGCGCTTATCACAAGGGGTGTCGTAGGTAACGACATAAAGAAACATCAGCGAATCCGGTAAGGCTGATACAGGTCTTGAGGATTATAGACAGAATGCTTAAATTTCTTAACCTGCTGCGTCAGCAAATCCCAGCGGGGTTGATCCCCATCGGGGGTTTGGATGGATCCCTCCATTCTTTGGATGAAAGCTGTAAGGTACTTTTTCCTGCCACTATCACTTAGAAAACAGCCACCATCGCGATACTCAAAGTCTTCTTCGATGTTCAAAATGCCCTTGTTGATCAGCCAGAGGACTATTGAATCTACAATAGGCGCCCGAAATTCTTCCAGTAAGTCCGAAACCAGAGCAGCATGGCGTTCACTGCTAGCGTGCAAGCAACCCTGATAGGGATCCAAATCTTGCAGCTCAATCAGGGTTAATAGATGGTTCCAGAGCACCATGTAGCCAAAGCTGAGCATGGCATTAACCGGGTTAGTGGGCGGCTGTCGAGTGCGGTTAAGCAAAACAAAGCCCCTTTGCTGAAGGCAATTTCCCAATTCCGGGAAATACAGAGCCGCAGCCGCTCCTTCAATGCCCCGCAATTGATCTAGAGACTTGGCCTCAAGAGCTTGAGCAGCCAAATGTTCCAGACTGCGCAGGGTCAGATCCCCTGTTTCAGTGGGGCGTTGCCTGAGCTGCCTCATCAGCAGCACCCGGCTATTGAGCAGCTTGGCTCGCACCATCTGGACTGCCGTTTGCAATCGCCATTCTTCAGGGAGCGCTTGTTGCAAATGAGCTAAGCGGCGGTACCCCCTCTCTATAGGAACAAGGCGACCATAGCAATAGCCTAGCCGGGAGAGATAGGCAATAGGAATATTCCGCCTCAGGCACGCTCTCACTACGTCTGTGGTGACCTGGGATCGGCCAAAGATTAAAATTTGCTCCAGCAAGGGTAGAGGCACCTCCTGCAAGAGCGACTCGCCCAAATAGACCATTACGAACTCTTGCTTAAGGCTTAGCCTACACCCCTGCTGAGAGACATATAAAGTTCGCATTATTCGTCATGACGACGCAGATCTTCAGCGCCTCGCCTCTGATCTATGGCATTGCCGGGTTTAGAGCGGCCACGCTCCGGTAAAATCTCCACATCAATTTCAGGACTTGACAAGAAACCCATCACGATCTCTGCCAGACTGCCCGAAAAGAAGCTGGCAATCGCGACAAGAACGGTATTGGTAATCACGGCTGCCAATCCCAAAGGAGCAATTAGCAGGATGGCCAGCGTGATCGAGCCGTTGACCACAGCTGTAACAAGGTTTCTAAGAACTTTGGCATTGATCCTCTTTTTGGACATTTTATTCCTCCAGAGATTCTCCAAGATCTCTACTTCAAGGGCCAGATTATTCCAAAATCATCAGCATTTTTCCTGAGCTGTTCAAGATAACTTTTCCTAGGATTCACCGTTGCCCTAAAAACGGTAACCACCTGATAGTCATCCAAATCTGCAATCCAAACAGGGGACGGCGTGCCTGTGTCGCCGCAGAGAAACTTGTCGTATTTTCCTGGCGCTATCTTGCCTACCTTGTGCAAAACAGCCAAAGCATAGGGCTTATTAAACTCTTCTGGGCCGCTGCAGACTACAATCCTGCAATGGGCATCCACAGCTTCAGGCAACTTTTCTTTGCCGACCTGACCAAAGCTCCTGGGATTGCTGGGATCAATGGCCTGCCCAGTCAAAACCTGGAGCGCCTCAAAAAAGCCCCGCAGCCGCTTCTGAAAGAGTTTCTGGAATTCCTCTACCGACTCTGGCAGATTCCAAAATGAATCTTCGGAGTTGGGAATGAGGGTGGATCCCCGCCACCAAGGAGCTCTACCGCGGTCTTGGCGAGAGTAGCAGGGCCTTCTTGCCCCCTGGCCAATACCTCCCAGGTGAAACAGCATCCAGGTCAGATTCCGAAAGAGCTTTTGCACCGCTTTCTGGTTCTCCTTTGAAGCATGGTTGTGGCACTCCTCAGAAAGGCTGAGAATGAGGATCCCTTCTTGCCGTCCGGCACGCTTCCCCTTTCCCGCTTGGTTGGGTTCCGGCTCTGGTTGAGTTACTCGCCCCTTCAAAAGATCCACGTGGATCCAGCCATGTTTTTGCTGGGGAGTGATGGCCCCAAAAAGTTGCCCCTCCCATTCCTGCACCTGCTTCACGGGCAAAACACCCAGGGCAAAGGTTCGAAACCAGTAGCGCAGCATGTTCTTAAAGGCTACCGGTCGGACTTCGGCAATTGATTTGTTGTCATACCGGTTCTTATCAGGTCTCCAGTTGACCACTTGCCGCCCGTGGATCAACTGACCCTCCAGCTCAAAAGGCAGCCGCAAGAATTCTCCCTTGTATTGAGATAGAGTTTTGCCAGTTTGAATCAGCCGACCGTAGCCGGTATTGACTTGGGATCCCACTCCTTGCTCCAGCCCGCGGATGAGCCATTCTTTCACTTGGGCTAACATCTCGTCGGTGCAGCCTGGGCCTTTGCGGATCCCGATCAAAAACGTGGCCTGTTTGAGAGAAAAAAAGACATTGGGATTTGGGCTATATTTCAAGCTATTGCCATCCCAACTCCAAACGTTATTGGCAATATCAACAGCCAAGCCTCCCGACCTGGAGTTATCGGGATCCCCTTGTCTTTGAGTCCTGGTCGGCACAGGGTAGGCATCCAAAAAGATCACCTTGCCAGCACTATCTTTGTCCTCAGCTTCTAGATGCCCAAGCCAGGGTGCCACTGCTTTATCTGCCTCCTCCCAAGACAGATTGTGCTTCTGCATCAACTCTCGAATAGCCTGGGCGCGGGCTACCCCCCGCAAGGTGGAGCTGGGAAGGTAAGGGATCCCTAAGGGATCGAAAGCGGGGAGCAGCATGCTCTCCGGGCCTTTGGCTCCACCCACCCGAATTCGCCAGGGACAGGTGACCTGAAAAGTGTTTTTTTCTCCGGCAATGCGTTTGATGCGAGCATTCAGAACTTGAAGACGCGCTCCGTAGTTTGCCTTTGCTTCTGCCTGGTGCACCAGATCGACTTTGGCTCCGTCTTTGAAAGGAGTTGCTGGAGCCCTCATCCAACGCAGATATTCAATAAAGCTCGCTGTGGGATCTGGGCTGGGGTTGGGATCCAAGGGATGCCCTAGCCAGGGAGAAGGTTGGGAGTTGGCAGGACGATTGCTAGGCATTTGATCTTCTCCTAAAGATGGAAAGCAGTATTAGGAATTGCGAAGCGTTTCCCGAAATTCGCGCAACATAGCGCTGGTGCCAATTTCTAAGGCGCGTCGAATGAGTTGAGGCACAAGCCTGGGGATGTCGAAGTCTGGGAAAAGTCGGCTGCAGCTCGATTCTACGTAGTCTTCTCCCTGCAGAATAAATATCCGCAAACTTCGCTCACCCAAGAGCCAAACTTCCGGCACGCCAATAGCTTTATAGGCATCGATAAAGGTCCGGGAAGTAACGTCGGACTCAATGGCCAGATCAGGCGGAGGCAACAGATCGACATCGATCCTTCCCTCACACCCTCGCACCTGCTCTAGGTGATGGACATAGAAGCAGGTGTAAGGCTCCACCCCAGCACTACCAGACTTTTTAAGGCTTGTTGAGCCAAAGTCTTCCCAGTCTCTCCCTTGAGAATCGAGAATGGCTGAGACAATGTAGCCGGCAATGCGATGAGGGCGCTCGTGTTTGGATAAGGGAGACATAATCTCTAAAGTGCCGTTGTAATAGGCAACGCGAGTGTGGCGATCTTCGCCCAGCTCTTCCAGAATGCTCTCAAAGTCTTGCCAAGTCAGCGAATGGATAACCACTTGGCTTCCTTCATACAGGGAAATAGACTGGATTGGAACAGCTACACTCATTAGTCCCCCCCGCTAACGTCATGGTAAATGGCTGTAGCCCAGAAGCTGAATTCTTGCGCCAAAGCAAGTCCCAGCCCTGTTAAGCCCAGGTACTCTTCAACTCCTAACCCCATGAGACGATCCAGGCCGTTGGATTTGGCAATTTCGTTTTGACCGGAGATCTTTTCTAGGCAATCGAAAAACTCCTTGACCACCTCTTTTTTACCCTCTTGGCTAAGGGCATCTTCTTCGGCCTTGAGGCGCAGCAGGCCCCAAGTAGAAAGATAGGTGTAGAGCTCCACAGCCTGGTTTTTTTGCTCTTTTAGCCTTTCTGGATCCTTGGTTTGCGCTCTGAGCTGGCACAGGGATTCGTAAACGGGCTTGGCCAATGTACGCGGGTCAAAGCTATTCATAAAACCTCCCTCCTAGGTTGAGATCTAGTTCAAAGACAGCTCCACAAAGCCTCGGCCCAAGCTTTCCTGGCCGCCAATCTGCATAATCTGGTTGGATTGCAGCAGCTTTTGAAACTCTTCTGCTGTCTGTCGAGAACTGCCATTTGCTTGGGCTGTAACCCCCCAGGTAAAGTACATCAAGCTATCGGGAGGAATAGCCTCTTCGTAGCGGAAGCCTCCTTCCACAACCTTGTGCTCGCTAAGCTTGACTTTCACCTGCCGCCACAGGCTCATTTGAATGAGGGTGGCACAATGCTGATCGGGTAAAACAATCACGCGACTGATGTTGGGGTCTTTGGTGTAGCTCTTCCATTCCGACCATTGTCGAAGACCCTCTTTGAGAATGGCATCTTTGAGGTAAATGGGTCGGTCGGCCTTCAAGCTCGTACTGTAGGGATCCGGCACTGACAGATTCTGGCCTGTTAGCCGCAGCCAGCGCTTGAGCAGAAGCGGGCAGCTTATCCACACCACCCCGTGGCTGAGGGAGGGCACCGGGATCCACAGCAAAGAGCCATCTCCAATCCAAATGGATCCTTGGGTAAGCTGATCCCCTTCCCCAATTTCGTTGCCAAAGAGCTCAAATTTTTTGTCTTTATCGGCCACGCTGGCCCGCAACCTGCCCCGAATGGTGCTGGAAGGGATGTAGGGCAAATGGGTGTGGGATTCGCGGGCAATGCCCAAGAGGTTGCCTTCTTGGGTGGTGCCGCCAGTGTGCAGGGGAGTCAATAGATGGAGGTAGGCAATCTGAAAAGTCATGGATGGGCTCCTTTTGCGAGTAAGTATTCAAGGACTGAAAGCAAAACTCAGTTGGCCCAAGGCAGCCATAGGAGCTCGCTATAGCCCAACAGCCGCCAGCGGTGGAACACGTTGAGCCGGCCATCTTCTAGCTCGGGCTCTTCTTGGTTGAGGGGGGCCGGCTGCTCCAGGTAGTAGATACTGCCAGGGGGCGCGGCAAAAACTTGGGGGGCGGGCAGGCTCATCTGCCGCTGCTCTGGGGGGCGATCCACCCGCAGGCGTCCACTGATGGCAACGGGCTTGCCGGTGGCCACGCTCACCAAGGGGCCGGTGAGGGGATGGGCGGGGTGGGGAGTGGCCAATCTCCATTCCCAGGGCCAGGCACGGCATAGGGAGCGTCCCTCCACCTTCTTGATGAACACGCCTGGGGTCGCTAAGTAGGCCAAAGCGCGTCCGGCTTGGCAAAAGGCGGCCTGAGAAAGGGCCTGCAACTGCTGCCACTGCTCCTGCAGCTTCGGACAGGGGGCCAGCAAAGCGCAGTGGCCTTCTCCCCCCAGCCGCAGCACTGCTTCCTGAGTAAGGGGTAGGGGATCCCAGGCTTCGCGATCGGGATCCCAGCCCTCGATGGAAAGGGCCAAACTCCAGCCCGGCTGAAGGCGGATGCAGGTCTCCACAAAGTAGCCATCGGCTTCTCGCACTTGCCGCTTGCTCACCTGCAGGGTGTTGTGGGGCCGTACTTCATACTTCAACGGCGGCTTGACGGCCTGGCTGAGATCCCAGCCTTTGCCTTCCAGCGCCTTTTGCACCACCTCGAAGGGCAGGTAGCCTCCTGTTTTTTTCTTCTTGCTGCTCTGGCTGCGTTCGGGTTCCTCCTCTACCGGCCTCAAGGAAACCAAGGGGGCTGGCCGGGTGGGATCCCAGTGGCAATGGAAGTAGGGATCCCTCTCGTCCAACCAAGGAACGGGAACAAGGGGGAATCCGTCTTCCAGATGCAGAGGGGCGGGGAAATAGAGCCTTTCGTCGTGGCAGAGAAAGGGGCCCCGCAGCCGCAGCGTCAAGGGTTGGCCCAGGTAGGCTTGAACAGCCCCGGCCAAGGTATGGCCGCTAGGGGGAAAGCTGCTATTGGCCCAGGCCCGCTCTCCCGGGGCAAAGGGCTTAGCATCTCGAAACATCCACACATCCAAGGGTGATAGGGTAAACCAACTCATCGGCCGTTCCTCCCCAATTTCACGGTGCGGTTGCGCAGCACAAAAGCCGCCAGCTTGAACCAGTTTTTGATCTCCAGATCCCACTCCTGGGGCTGGGCGGGCAGGCTGTGCTGCCAAAAATGCTGGATAAACTCCACAAGCTTGTTCTGGAAGTGCTCTTTCTGCTCCGATTCCTGTTTGAAGAGATCCCGGCGGCTGCAAAAGAGCGTGGCCCAGGCTGGCACCGCCTCTGGGCTGGGGGCAGGATGTTGCTCCCACAGTTGGGCTGCCTGCTCAAACAAGGAGCTTTGATCCTGCTGCTGGCCCATGAGCTTCCAGTCAAAATCAAGGAGATCCTTCCACTTGTCGAACGTGTCGAACTTGCTGGTGCTCACCAGTTGGTTGCCATTGGCAAACAGCACCCGCACCTGCACGCTGTCTTTGGGGCAGCCATGGGCATAGAGGTGGCCCTTGGCTTCTTCTTCCGCCTGCCAAAGGTTTTCCAGGGCAATGGCCAGAGGCACCGAGTGATGGGCAATCACCACGCCGAAGCTGATGGTGGCTGCGGATCCCAGGGTAAAGAGGGGGCGCCGGCTCAAACCTTCGGGAGGCCGCCCTTTTTTCCACTGCCAGTAGTCCCCCAGGTTCTCAAACTCCCGCCAGTCATCCTCTCCCCCCCGGAAACACTGGCGAATATCCCACAGCCAGCCATCCCACTCCCAGAGGTTGGTGTAGGCCAAAACGTCGTCCCCGCCGGCGTAGATGAGCTTGCCTGCGTAGCGTTGCTCTGTTAGGTAGGGCACCAACTGGCCGGAAAAATCCAGCAGGGCGCGGCTTAGGGCGCTGTGGGTGGCAGGCCCCATGCGCTTGCGGCTGTTTTTGACAAACTTCTGAAAAGCGTCTTTGACTTGCTCCAGCTCCTCCTTGTCCTTGCCAAAGACCTCGCCAATGGCTTCCGTTTGCCCGTTGGCCAGCCGCTGTAGGGGTTGAGGCAGATAGTCGTAGTAGGATTTCATCTTCTCGCCCCTGAGCCATTTGCCCATGTCGTCCCCATCCCCGGCAGCCAGCACGTACCAACTGGCGGGGTTAACGCTGGGGTAGTAGCGGCCTAGAAGCGTCTCGATGTCCTGCCGGTAGCTTCTTTGCGTTTCCTCGTCCAGCTCCAGGTCTTCCACCAGCCAACCGGCATTGAGCAGACGGGGATGGTAGCGCAGGTTCTGCCGGTCGGCCCACGGGATCCCCCATTTGCCCCGCATTTCCCGCAGCACCCCTCTGACCTCCGGGTAGCGGGCCTCCACTGCCTGACAGGCCTGCTCGAAGTGCTCTCGTTCCCGTCGCCCTTGGGTTTTGAGGTAGCCGGCTACGCCAGCCGTGAGATCCGGGTAGGAAGCGGCAATCTGGTCTTCATCCAGCTCGCGGAAGAGCTCCGGCAGCACTTTGTACAAGCCCCGCTTGAGGGTTTCGGTGGCATTGAGCTGTTCCCGGCCATCGAAGAGCCCGGCCTGCCGTTGCCAAAGCCGCCGACTCTCCCCTTCTGTTATCCACCCCTGCCGCGGTGAGGGATGCACCACCGGCCCCAAGCCCGAAACGGTGCTGCGCGGCCCAAACGCAACGGGGAGCTGCCAATCGCGGGCCTGCTTACAAGCGGCTTGTAGCCGCCGACTTTGCTCCACTGCGGCTGCCCACCAAGATCCCACGTTGAGTCCGGCCTTGTATTGGCGGCGCTGTTGTCTTTGGGGATCCCAGAAGCTAACTCGCAAGAACTCCAGCTCCTCATCCCCGAAGAGCTTTTGCTTGGCCTCTAGGTGATGGGTGCGGTTTTGGGCACTGACCCAGGGATCCGCATCAATGGAAACCTGAGGGGGCCTAAGGATGCCGGTATCCTTGAGGGCATGAGCCGGGGATCCCAGGGGCACGGCTGCCCAGTAGTGCTGCCACTGGTGCTCCAGCCATCCCTGCCAGGTGGGATCCTCTGGGTGCAACTGCCTCAGCCAGCGGCGATCCGCCTGCAGGTGATCCAGCACCCTCTGGGCCAACTGCTTCCATTCTTCCTTGAGGGTCTGCTGGGCAAACTGCATGGCCGCCTCCACCCGCTCTTCTGGCAGCAGCAGCAGGAGCACATTGGGAAAGCCGGCGGTGAGCAGGGCGTTAGGCGAAGGCTGAGGGATCCATTCTTCAAATTCGGGGTACTTCTCCCGCAGCCAGTAGTCGATTAATGGCTGGCCATAGAGGCTGGGGTAGAGCAGACAGTCGGGGCCGTATTTCTCGGCAAGCCGCCAACTTATGCGAGCAGAAAGGTAGTGCAGCAGCCAGGAGCCAGCCCAGAAGTCCCGCATTTTGCGGCTGGCTTTGATCAGC
Proteins encoded in this region:
- the cas10 gene encoding type III-B CRISPR-associated protein Cas10/Cmr2 is translated as MSYYWQAKLWGLLHDPALKALHDRTGRSKEGLWTRLAAMQGWSSPKAEGSSPIGDADLIASASDRAAIGHLPVAIDYQVEDRGQGLGSGLEMSHLLSGRKHFWQLANEQHQALKNAHSRADYLMEREENAIPDWVRQETDPQKVFWWFWRCFPQAICQEFGDESLLLLPAETRLPDGSLWSHASVTAALAGCLAGYDEPKFARPFLVSFTFNPIQELIKASRKMRDFWAGSWLLHYLSARISWRLAEKYGPDCLLYPSLYGQPLIDYWLREKYPEFEEWIPQPSPNALLTAGFPNVLLLLLPEERVEAAMQFAQQTLKEEWKQLAQRVLDHLQADRRWLRQLHPEDPTWQGWLEHQWQHYWAAVPLGSPAHALKDTGILRPPQVSIDADPWVSAQNRTHHLEAKQKLFGDEELEFLRVSFWDPQRQQRRQYKAGLNVGSWWAAAVEQSRRLQAACKQARDWQLPVAFGPRSTVSGLGPVVHPSPRQGWITEGESRRLWQRQAGLFDGREQLNATETLKRGLYKVLPELFRELDEDQIAASYPDLTAGVAGYLKTQGRREREHFEQACQAVEARYPEVRGVLREMRGKWGIPWADRQNLRYHPRLLNAGWLVEDLELDEETQRSYRQDIETLLGRYYPSVNPASWYVLAAGDGDDMGKWLRGEKMKSYYDYLPQPLQRLANGQTEAIGEVFGKDKEELEQVKDAFQKFVKNSRKRMGPATHSALSRALLDFSGQLVPYLTEQRYAGKLIYAGGDDVLAYTNLWEWDGWLWDIRQCFRGGEDDWREFENLGDYWQWKKGRPPEGLSRRPLFTLGSAATISFGVVIAHHSVPLAIALENLWQAEEEAKGHLYAHGCPKDSVQVRVLFANGNQLVSTSKFDTFDKWKDLLDFDWKLMGQQQDQSSLFEQAAQLWEQHPAPSPEAVPAWATLFCSRRDLFKQESEQKEHFQNKLVEFIQHFWQHSLPAQPQEWDLEIKNWFKLAAFVLRNRTVKLGRNGR
- the cas2 gene encoding CRISPR-associated endonuclease Cas2 translates to MFLYVVTYDTPCDKRRKKIADLLEGYGKRVQYSVFECVLDKDKFEELKLRLRKRVKPDEDSVRFYPLTSHALDQVEIWGGPPLTAPPHSIVV
- the csx18 gene encoding CRISPR-associated protein Csx18, with product MSKKRINAKVLRNLVTAVVNGSITLAILLIAPLGLAAVITNTVLVAIASFFSGSLAEIVMGFLSSPEIDVEILPERGRSKPGNAIDQRRGAEDLRRHDE
- the cmr4 gene encoding type III-B CRISPR module RAMP protein Cmr4, whose product is MTFQIAYLHLLTPLHTGGTTQEGNLLGIARESHTHLPYIPSSTIRGRLRASVADKDKKFELFGNEIGEGDQLTQGSIWIGDGSLLWIPVPSLSHGVVWISCPLLLKRWLRLTGQNLSVPDPYSTSLKADRPIYLKDAILKEGLRQWSEWKSYTKDPNISRVIVLPDQHCATLIQMSLWRQVKVKLSEHKVVEGGFRYEEAIPPDSLMYFTWGVTAQANGSSRQTAEEFQKLLQSNQIMQIGGQESLGRGFVELSLN
- the cas1 gene encoding CRISPR-associated endonuclease Cas1; translation: MRTLYVSQQGCRLSLKQEFVMVYLGESLLQEVPLPLLEQILIFGRSQVTTDVVRACLRRNIPIAYLSRLGYCYGRLVPIERGYRRLAHLQQALPEEWRLQTAVQMVRAKLLNSRVLLMRQLRQRPTETGDLTLRSLEHLAAQALEAKSLDQLRGIEGAAAALYFPELGNCLQQRGFVLLNRTRQPPTNPVNAMLSFGYMVLWNHLLTLIELQDLDPYQGCLHASSERHAALVSDLLEEFRAPIVDSIVLWLINKGILNIEEDFEYRDGGCFLSDSGRKKYLTAFIQRMEGSIQTPDGDQPRWDLLTQQVKKFKHSVYNPQDLYQPYRIR
- a CDS encoding Uma2 family endonuclease, which gives rise to MSVAVPIQSISLYEGSQVVIHSLTWQDFESILEELGEDRHTRVAYYNGTLEIMSPLSKHERPHRIAGYIVSAILDSQGRDWEDFGSTSLKKSGSAGVEPYTCFYVHHLEQVRGCEGRIDVDLLPPPDLAIESDVTSRTFIDAYKAIGVPEVWLLGERSLRIFILQGEDYVESSCSRLFPDFDIPRLVPQLIRRALEIGTSAMLREFRETLRNS
- a CDS encoding RAMP superfamily CRISPR-associated protein; this translates as MPSNRPANSQPSPWLGHPLDPNPSPDPTASFIEYLRWMRAPATPFKDGAKVDLVHQAEAKANYGARLQVLNARIKRIAGEKNTFQVTCPWRIRVGGAKGPESMLLPAFDPLGIPYLPSSTLRGVARAQAIRELMQKHNLSWEEADKAVAPWLGHLEAEDKDSAGKVIFLDAYPVPTRTQRQGDPDNSRSGGLAVDIANNVWSWDGNSLKYSPNPNVFFSLKQATFLIGIRKGPGCTDEMLAQVKEWLIRGLEQGVGSQVNTGYGRLIQTGKTLSQYKGEFLRLPFELEGQLIHGRQVVNWRPDKNRYDNKSIAEVRPVAFKNMLRYWFRTFALGVLPVKQVQEWEGQLFGAITPQQKHGWIHVDLLKGRVTQPEPEPNQAGKGKRAGRQEGILILSLSEECHNHASKENQKAVQKLFRNLTWMLFHLGGIGQGARRPCYSRQDRGRAPWWRGSTLIPNSEDSFWNLPESVEEFQKLFQKRLRGFFEALQVLTGQAIDPSNPRSFGQVGKEKLPEAVDAHCRIVVCSGPEEFNKPYALAVLHKVGKIAPGKYDKFLCGDTGTPSPVWIADLDDYQVVTVFRATVNPRKSYLEQLRKNADDFGIIWPLK
- a CDS encoding type III-B CRISPR module-associated protein Cmr3; the protein is MSWFTLSPLDVWMFRDAKPFAPGERAWANSSFPPSGHTLAGAVQAYLGQPLTLRLRGPFLCHDERLYFPAPLHLEDGFPLVPVPWLDERDPYFHCHWDPTRPAPLVSLRPVEEEPERSQSSKKKKTGGYLPFEVVQKALEGKGWDLSQAVKPPLKYEVRPHNTLQVSKRQVREADGYFVETCIRLQPGWSLALSIEGWDPDREAWDPLPLTQEAVLRLGGEGHCALLAPCPKLQEQWQQLQALSQAAFCQAGRALAYLATPGVFIKKVEGRSLCRAWPWEWRLATPHPAHPLTGPLVSVATGKPVAISGRLRVDRPPEQRQMSLPAPQVFAAPPGSIYYLEQPAPLNQEEPELEDGRLNVFHRWRLLGYSELLWLPWAN